In Setaria italica strain Yugu1 chromosome I, Setaria_italica_v2.0, whole genome shotgun sequence, the genomic window TTGCACTTTGTTATATTAGGCTAACACTAACATATAGAGGGTAGATGATTGTTTAAGTCCTTTTATATGCCTGTGAGGCTGTGACAAATGGTCTTGTGGTCCTTGTGCTACTCTTGATGTATTTTTTTCAACATTAATTATTATTGCCCATATGTTCATGTTGGTTCCTTTCTGATTTACCTGATATGCTCCTATCATGTGGGGTGTTTGTCTTGTTTTCTGCAGGCACTCCGGAATTCATGGCACCTGAGCTTTATGATGAGAGTTATGACGAACTTGTTGATATATACTCATTTGGAATGTGCCTGTTGGAGATCTTTACTCTTGAATATCCATACAGTGAATGCACGAATCCGGCCCAGATTTTTAAGAAAGTATCCACAGTAAGTGCTTCTTGACTTGTGTGTAGAGTTGTGTTATCACACTATTTTATCTAATGTACCCTTCTATATTTGTAGGGTGTTAAACCTGCTGCATTGGCTAAAATTGCTGATCCTCAAGTAAAACAGTTCATTGAAAAATGTTTGGTTCGTGCTTCTGAGAGGTCGTCTGCCAAACAACTCCTGCAAGACCCATTTCTTTGCCCTGATACTACACatggacctgctagcacaaagTTTTCATCTCCAGCACCCAAAGCAGTAGATATTCCTCTATTGTCTTTGCAAATGGATGTTGACACTTGTGAATCCACCTCTGCTAGTTCAGGCAAGGAGAATGGTTGTGTTGCTCCACATACACCAGTCCTGGAGTTCACTAGAACTAACAAAAATACAGAACTAAAGCTAAAGGGCGAGAAACTTGATAACAACTCAGTCTCACTGGTTCTGCGAATTGCTGATTTGTCTGGTATGGCTTACTTTGATATATTTCTTTTTGAACTTAAATTTCTGTGTATCCGTGGTGCCTTACTGCCTTTCTATTTGTAGGTCATGCAAGGAATATCCATTTTCTCTTCTACCTGGATTCTGATACAGCTATGTCTGTAGCCGCAGAAATGGTTGAACAATTGGAGTTAGCAGACTGCGATGTTACTTTCATTGCTGATTTTATCGACCTTTTGGTAGCGAATCTTGTTCCTGGTTGGAGGCCAGTAAATGATGCAGCACCAAACTTATACGTATGTAGGCAGTCTGAAAGTGAGCTTGTAATCACTTCCCACCAGGAACTATCAGAGTTGGTCCCTGATTATGCACTAGTTGATGGTATGATGCATCCAAAAGATGTGAACGTATCATCAAATGGTTATCTTGATTCTGTCTCAAGTGCAACCAACCTAGGAGGATCACAGGGCTCTGAAGGTTCGGTCATTTCTGTGCAACTTCCTGGGAGTTCCAAAAGTGTGAGCGATTATGGAGCAGAGGATTATGTTACTATGGACTGTGGTGGGTACAAAGAGGGAATCAATAAGCTAGAGTTCAGCCATGTTTTGGGTGATGGGTCGAGGTCGATTTTCCATATAGATCAAGCATCACCTTGCTTGGAGTTGGCCAGCAGTGGTTCATCAATTTCTAATGCTGATAATCAAGATGTGCTGAACGGGGAGCTTGTTTTGATTGAAGCTCAGTACAAACATTTGGTTGATGAGTTGACAAGGATGCGGGAAGAGGCTATTGAAGGAGCTCGGAAAAAGTGGTTGCCGGATAAATAATGATTTTATTTAGGTTTAGCGTTTCATATGAACATAATCATGGATGT contains:
- the LOC101783004 gene encoding probable serine/threonine-protein kinase WNK4, yielding MEVFGGGDEVLDAEYAEVDPTGRYMRYNVILGRGAFKTVYKAFDEVEGIEVAWNQINIDEVMQCPDNLDRLYTEVHLLKSLKHGNVMKFYYSWIDDHNKTINVITELFTSGSLRHYRQKHPRVNLKAIKNWARQILHGLDYLHSHQPPIIHRDLKCDNIFVNGNHGEVKIGDLGLATVMQTTRARSVIGTPEFMAPELYDESYDELVDIYSFGMCLLEIFTLEYPYSECTNPAQIFKKVSTGVKPAALAKIADPQVKQFIEKCLVRASERSSAKQLLQDPFLCPDTTHGPASTKFSSPAPKAVDIPLLSLQMDVDTCESTSASSGKENGCVAPHTPVLEFTRTNKNTELKLKGEKLDNNSVSLVLRIADLSGHARNIHFLFYLDSDTAMSVAAEMVEQLELADCDVTFIADFIDLLVANLVPGWRPVNDAAPNLYVCRQSESELVITSHQELSELVPDYALVDGMMHPKDVNVSSNGYLDSVSSATNLGGSQGSEGSVISVQLPGSSKSVSDYGAEDYVTMDCGGYKEGINKLEFSHVLGDGSRSIFHIDQASPCLELASSGSSISNADNQDVLNGELVLIEAQYKHLVDELTRMREEAIEGARKKWLPDK